The Streptococcus sp. oral taxon 431 nucleotide sequence GTTATACTTGTTCTAATTATTCTAATGCTTATTGTGGGAGCTATATTAATGAGCTCAATCTATGTTGTTCGACAACAATCAGTAGCTATCATTGAACGATTTGGTAAGTATCAAAAATTGAGCAATAGTGGTATTCACCTAAGAGCACCATTTGGAATTGATAAAATTGCAGCTCGTGTACAACTGCGTCTCTTGCAAAGTGAAATCGTTGTGGAAACCAAGACTCAAGATAACGTATTTGTGACGATGAATGTTGCGACACAGTACCGAGTAAATGAACAAAATGTTACAGATGCTTACTATAAACTAATGAGACCTGAGGCTCAAATCAAATCTTATATTGAAGACGCATTGCGCTCATCAGTTCCTAAGTTAACTTTGGATGAATTGTTTGAGAAAAAGGATGAAATTGCATTAGAAGTTCAAAAACAAGTAGCGGAAGAAATGTCAACGTATGGGTACATTATCGTCAAAACGCTCATTACCAAAGTAGAGCCGGATGCGGAAGTCAAGCAATCGATGAATGAAATCAATGCTGCTCAACGTAAGAGAGTAGCAGCACAAGAATTGGCCGAAGCAGATAAAATTAAGATCGTAACAGCGGCCGAAGCAGAGGCAGAAAAGGATCGCTTACATGGTGTGGGGATCGCAGAGCAACGAAAAGCAATTGTTGATGGACTTGCTGATTCTATTAAAGAGTTAAAAGGAGCCAATGTTGAATTAACTGAAGAGCAAATCATGTCAATCTTGTTAACTAACCAGTATTTAGATACATTGAATAATTTTGCAGAAAAACAAGGTAATAATACAATTTTCTTACCAGCAAATCCTAACGGAGTTGAAGATATACGAACCCATATATTATCGGCTTTGAAAGCTAAGTAAATGTAATCTTAACGTCTTATTTGATTGGATATATGTTTTTTTATTGACAAATGCCATAAAAACGTATACAATTAAATATCGTAAAGAATAAAATAGGAGAAAAACATGGCTAAGACTAACTTTGAAAAAGTAGAATCAGTTGTTAGCTGGGTTCGTGATAAGAAGATCACTGGTTATCGTATTTCTAAAGAAACGAATGCACGTGAAATGTCTATCATTGCTCTAGCTCAAGGACGTGCAAAAGTTAAAAATATTTCCTTTGAAACAGCCCTTGGATTAATTGATTTCTATGAAAAAAATCATGAAAAATTTGAAGATTAATCTTTGGATACAAGCAGACTCTAATTAGGGTCTGCTTTTATTTATGGAATGGAGAAATAGCCATGCTATGACCTACTCAACAAATCTATTTATCAGGATGAACTAGGTTGACAGGGAGCTGAGTGATCTCATACTCTTCGAAAATCAAATTCAAACCACGTCAGCTTCGCCTTGCCGTACTCAAGTACAGCCTGCGGCTCGCTTCCTAGTTTGCTCTTTGATTTTCATTGAGTATCACTCATGAAAATCAAATAAAAGATTAGGAATATAGCTACAAGCAATACTTGCTCAGAAAGCAGAAGATGGCATCGAAGATATAAAAATAGGTCGGAATAAAAAACTCCGACCTTGATTTTTATGTTCATGAGCCTTTGACTCAATGTTGATTGGGGATTGAAAAGGAATACAACTCTTAGTTTAAGAGGTTTATCCAACCGCTTTTATCTTATCCTAAATAGCGTTGTAAAAATTCTCTTGTACGTTTCTCTTTAGGATTTGTAAATAAATCTTCAGGTTTGCCTTCTTCTGCAATCACACCTTTGTCCATAAAGATGACACGGTGTGATACGTCACGAGCAAATTCCATTTCGTGGGTTACAACGATCATTGTCAAGCCTTCTTGAGCTAGTTCTTGCATGATTTTTAGAACTTCACCGACCATTTCAGGGTCAAGGGCTGAAGTAGGCTCGTCAAAGAGAATGGCATCAGGATTCATAGAAAGCGCGCGAGCAATGGCTACACGTTGCTTTTGACCACCAGAAAGTTGTTTTGGTTTAGCTTGCCAGTAGCGCTCTCCCATTCCAACCTTTTCAAGGTTTTCTTTAGCAATTTTCTCTGCTTCTGATCGTTCACGTTTGAGGACAGTAGTCTGTGCAACAATCGTATTTTCAAGAACGTTGAGATTTTCAAAGAGGTTAAAGGATTGGAAAACCATGCCTAGTTTTTCACGATAGTGAGTGAGGTTATACCCTTTTTCAAGTACGTTTTCACCGTGATAAAGGATTTCACCTTCAGTTGGTGTTTCGAGAAGGTTGATAGAACGTAGGAAAGTTGATTTACCACTACCGGAACTACCGATGATAGAAATCACTTCTCCTTTATGAATAGTTAAAGAGATGTCTTTTAGGACCTCGTTTTGCCCGTAGGATTTTTTGAGGTGTTTGATTTCAAGGATT carries:
- a CDS encoding SPFH domain-containing protein, coding for MVLKVILVLIILMLIVGAILMSSIYVVRQQSVAIIERFGKYQKLSNSGIHLRAPFGIDKIAARVQLRLLQSEIVVETKTQDNVFVTMNVATQYRVNEQNVTDAYYKLMRPEAQIKSYIEDALRSSVPKLTLDELFEKKDEIALEVQKQVAEEMSTYGYIIVKTLITKVEPDAEVKQSMNEINAAQRKRVAAQELAEADKIKIVTAAEAEAEKDRLHGVGIAEQRKAIVDGLADSIKELKGANVELTEEQIMSILLTNQYLDTLNNFAEKQGNNTIFLPANPNGVEDIRTHILSALKAK
- a CDS encoding capsule biosynthesis transcriptional regulator, which encodes MAKTNFEKVESVVSWVRDKKITGYRISKETNAREMSIIALAQGRAKVKNISFETALGLIDFYEKNHEKFED
- a CDS encoding amino acid ABC transporter ATP-binding protein; its protein translation is MSQPILEIKHLKKSYGQNEVLKDISLTIHKGEVISIIGSSGSGKSTFLRSINLLETPTEGEILYHGENVLEKGYNLTHYREKLGMVFQSFNLFENLNVLENTIVAQTTVLKRERSEAEKIAKENLEKVGMGERYWQAKPKQLSGGQKQRVAIARALSMNPDAILFDEPTSALDPEMVGEVLKIMQELAQEGLTMIVVTHEMEFARDVSHRVIFMDKGVIAEEGKPEDLFTNPKEKRTREFLQRYLG